A section of the Streptomyces sp. Je 1-369 genome encodes:
- a CDS encoding response regulator, translating into MADAVRNAVDKETGIRVLLVDDHQVVRRGLRTFLEIQDDIDVVGEASDGAEGVAQAEKLKPDVVLMDVKMPGMDGVEALRKLRELANPARVLVVTSFTEQRTVVPALRAGAAGYVYKDIDPDALAGAIRSVHAGHVLLQPEVAGALLSQEETGTGQGRGGSLTEREREVLGLIADGRSNREIARALVLSEKTVKTHVSNILMKLDLADRTQAALWAVRHGVAG; encoded by the coding sequence GTGGCTGACGCGGTGCGCAATGCAGTCGATAAAGAGACAGGGATCCGGGTACTGCTGGTCGACGACCACCAGGTGGTCCGCCGCGGCCTGCGCACGTTCCTGGAGATCCAGGACGACATCGACGTCGTAGGGGAGGCGTCGGACGGCGCCGAAGGAGTCGCACAGGCCGAGAAGCTGAAGCCGGACGTCGTCCTCATGGACGTCAAGATGCCCGGCATGGACGGCGTGGAGGCGCTGCGCAAGCTCCGCGAACTGGCCAACCCCGCGCGCGTGCTCGTCGTCACCAGCTTCACCGAGCAGCGCACGGTCGTCCCGGCCCTGCGCGCGGGCGCGGCGGGGTACGTGTACAAGGACATCGACCCGGACGCCCTCGCCGGGGCCATCCGCTCCGTGCACGCGGGACACGTGCTCCTGCAGCCCGAGGTGGCGGGCGCCCTCCTCTCCCAGGAGGAGACGGGCACCGGCCAGGGGAGGGGCGGCTCGCTCACCGAACGCGAGCGCGAGGTCCTCGGCCTGATCGCCGACGGCCGTTCGAACCGCGAGATCGCCCGCGCCCTCGTCCTCTCCGAGAAGACCGTCAAGACACACGTCTCGAACATCCTGATGAAGCTGGACCTGGCCGACCGCACCCAGGCCGCGCTCTGGGCCGTACGCCATGGTGTGGCCGGCTGA
- a CDS encoding chaplin, whose translation MKNLKKAAAVTMVAGGLVAAGAGMASAHGGADADGLAKNSPGVVSGNLVQAPVHVPVNVCGNAVTVIGGLNPVFGNVCKNL comes from the coding sequence GTGAAGAACCTGAAGAAGGCCGCTGCCGTCACGATGGTGGCCGGTGGCCTGGTTGCGGCCGGCGCCGGCATGGCTTCCGCCCACGGTGGCGCGGACGCCGACGGACTCGCCAAGAACTCCCCCGGCGTCGTCTCGGGCAACCTGGTCCAGGCCCCGGTCCACGTCCCGGTGAACGTCTGCGGCAACGCCGTCACCGTCATCGGTGGCCTCAACCCGGTGTTCGGCAACGTCTGCAAGAACCTCTGA
- a CDS encoding GAF domain-containing sensor histidine kinase, with protein MSQGPRSGLTAVSSALLAMSRHLEVRDVLKTIVASARELLNAEYAALGVPDDHGGFAQFVVDGVSEDQWEAIGPLPRQHGILASMLKKGETVRLGDVREDPRFGGWPSAHPDMSDFLGMPIHSDGETLGALFLANKNCPKPQGTCGFTEDDAELLALLAQHAAIALTNARLYERSRELTIAEERSRLAHELHDAVSQKLFSLRLTAQAATALVDRDPSRAKGELQQVAVLAAEAADELRAAVVELRPAALDEDGLVATLRTHTQVLHRAHSAEVTFESNGVRALPASQEEAMLRVAQEALHNALRHSGAEHVAVLLDKRGAGAALRVVDDGSGFDPRSVRSAGRHLGLVSMRDRASGVGGRLTVESEPGKGTTIVMEVPGG; from the coding sequence ATGAGTCAAGGACCCCGATCCGGCCTGACCGCGGTGAGTTCCGCGCTCCTCGCCATGAGCAGGCACCTGGAGGTGCGCGACGTCCTCAAGACGATCGTCGCCTCGGCCCGCGAGCTGCTCAACGCCGAGTACGCCGCGCTGGGGGTCCCGGACGACCACGGCGGCTTCGCCCAGTTCGTCGTCGACGGCGTCAGCGAGGACCAATGGGAGGCCATCGGCCCGCTGCCCCGGCAGCACGGCATCCTCGCCTCGATGCTGAAGAAGGGCGAGACCGTCCGCCTCGGTGACGTGCGCGAGGACCCGCGCTTCGGCGGCTGGCCCTCCGCCCACCCGGACATGTCCGACTTCCTGGGCATGCCGATCCACTCCGACGGCGAGACGCTCGGCGCGCTCTTCCTCGCCAACAAGAACTGCCCCAAGCCCCAGGGCACGTGCGGCTTCACCGAGGACGACGCGGAGCTCCTCGCCCTCCTCGCCCAGCACGCCGCCATCGCCCTCACCAACGCCCGCCTGTACGAGCGCAGCCGCGAGCTGACCATCGCCGAGGAACGCTCCCGCCTCGCCCACGAACTGCACGACGCCGTCAGCCAGAAGCTCTTCTCCCTGCGCCTGACGGCCCAGGCCGCCACCGCACTGGTGGACCGTGACCCGTCCCGCGCCAAGGGCGAACTGCAACAGGTGGCGGTGCTCGCCGCCGAAGCCGCCGACGAGCTGCGCGCGGCCGTCGTGGAACTGCGCCCCGCCGCCCTCGACGAGGACGGCCTGGTGGCCACGTTGCGCACCCACACACAGGTGCTGCACCGCGCGCACTCCGCCGAGGTCACCTTCGAGAGCAACGGAGTGCGGGCCCTGCCCGCCTCCCAGGAAGAAGCCATGCTGCGGGTCGCCCAGGAGGCCCTGCACAACGCTCTGCGCCACTCCGGCGCCGAGCACGTCGCCGTGCTCCTGGACAAGCGCGGCGCCGGTGCCGCCCTGCGCGTCGTCGACGACGGCTCGGGCTTCGACCCGCGGTCGGTGCGGAGCGCGGGGCGCCACCTCGGCCTGGTCTCCATGCGGGACCGGGCGAGCGGGGTCGGCGGACGGCTGACCGTGGAATCGGAGCCCGGCAAGGGCACAACGATCGTGATGGAGGTCCCCGGTGGCTGA
- a CDS encoding chaplin produces MNSIAKKAALAVVAAGLAAGASAGVASATSNAQADGVATKSPGVGSGNLVQVPIDVPVNATGNSVNVIGVLNPAFANHTVNH; encoded by the coding sequence ATGAACAGCATCGCCAAGAAGGCCGCCCTGGCCGTCGTCGCCGCCGGTCTCGCCGCGGGCGCGTCCGCCGGAGTCGCCTCCGCCACCTCGAACGCCCAGGCCGACGGTGTCGCCACGAAGTCCCCGGGCGTCGGCTCCGGCAACCTCGTCCAGGTGCCGATCGACGTCCCGGTCAACGCCACCGGCAACAGCGTCAACGTCATCGGTGTCCTCAACCCGGCGTTCGCCAACCACACGGTGAACCACTGA
- a CDS encoding transglycosylase SLT domain-containing protein translates to MSKHSLPGHSRSTVTKTQKLSIAGVATLGAAALAFSLVPGSSEATTQAAGEVSPVAFAAGANAQQAVHANVSKQQSNADKQAKDAAEKAAAEKKKADDAKKAADEAAAKKKAEDERKAEEAASRAAARKPVYTNNLDGWIRQSLDIMKAKGIPGSYEGLHRNIIRESAGNPQAVNGWDINAINGTPSIGLLQVIQPTFDAYHVDGTSTNIYDPVANITAAANYAADRYGSMDNVNGAY, encoded by the coding sequence ATGTCCAAGCACAGCCTTCCTGGTCATAGTCGCTCGACCGTGACCAAGACCCAGAAGCTCTCGATCGCCGGTGTCGCCACGCTCGGTGCCGCCGCCCTCGCGTTCTCCCTCGTGCCGGGCAGCTCCGAGGCCACCACCCAGGCCGCCGGCGAGGTCTCCCCCGTCGCCTTCGCCGCGGGCGCCAACGCGCAGCAGGCCGTCCACGCCAACGTCTCGAAGCAGCAGTCCAACGCCGACAAGCAGGCCAAGGACGCCGCCGAGAAGGCCGCCGCCGAGAAGAAGAAGGCCGACGACGCCAAGAAGGCCGCCGACGAGGCCGCCGCGAAGAAGAAGGCCGAGGACGAGCGGAAGGCCGAGGAGGCCGCGAGCCGCGCCGCCGCCCGCAAGCCGGTCTACACCAACAACCTCGACGGCTGGATCCGCCAGTCCCTGGACATCATGAAGGCCAAGGGCATCCCCGGTTCCTACGAGGGTCTGCACCGCAACATCATCCGTGAGTCCGCGGGCAACCCGCAGGCCGTGAACGGCTGGGACATCAACGCCATCAACGGCACCCCGTCGATCGGCCTGCTCCAGGTCATCCAGCCGACGTTCGACGCGTACCACGTCGACGGCACCTCGACGAACATCTACGACCCGGTCGCCAACATCACGGCCGCGGCCAACTACGCCGCCGACCGGTACGGCTCGATGGACAACGTGAACGGCGCCTACTGA
- a CDS encoding ABC transporter ATP-binding protein, whose protein sequence is MSDVLELEDVSVVREGRALVDQVSWSVKEGERWVILGPNGAGKTTLLNVASSYLYPSTGTATILGETLGKPGTDVFELRPRIGVAGIAMAEKLPKRQTVLQTVLTAAYGMTAGWHEDYEDVDEQRARAFLDRLGMSDYLDRRFGTLSEGERKRTLIARALMTDPELLLLDEPAAGLDLGGREDLVRRLGRLARDPIAPSMIMVTHHVEEIAPGFTHVLMIRQGKVLAAGPLELELTSRNLSLCFGLPLVVDQKNDRWTATGLPLS, encoded by the coding sequence ATGAGCGATGTACTGGAGCTTGAGGACGTATCTGTGGTCCGCGAGGGCCGGGCTCTGGTGGACCAGGTCTCCTGGTCGGTCAAGGAAGGGGAGCGCTGGGTCATCCTCGGCCCCAACGGCGCCGGCAAGACCACCCTCCTCAACGTCGCGTCCAGCTACCTCTACCCGAGCACCGGCACCGCCACCATCCTCGGCGAGACCCTCGGCAAGCCCGGCACGGACGTCTTCGAACTGCGCCCGCGCATCGGCGTCGCCGGCATCGCGATGGCGGAGAAGCTGCCCAAGCGCCAGACCGTCCTCCAGACGGTCCTCACCGCCGCCTACGGAATGACCGCCGGCTGGCACGAGGACTACGAGGACGTGGACGAGCAGCGCGCCCGCGCCTTCCTCGACCGCCTCGGCATGAGCGACTACCTCGACCGCAGGTTCGGCACCCTCTCCGAGGGCGAGCGCAAGCGCACCCTGATCGCCCGCGCCCTGATGACCGACCCCGAGCTGCTCCTCCTCGACGAGCCCGCCGCGGGCCTCGACCTCGGCGGCCGCGAGGACCTCGTACGCCGCCTCGGCCGCCTCGCCCGCGACCCGATCGCCCCCTCGATGATCATGGTCACGCACCACGTCGAGGAGATCGCACCCGGCTTCACCCACGTCCTGATGATCCGCCAGGGCAAGGTCCTCGCCGCGGGCCCGCTGGAGCTGGAGCTCACCTCCCGCAACCTCAGCCTCTGCTTCGGCCTCCCGCTCGTCGTCGACCAGAAGAACGACCGCTGGACCGCCACGGGCCTTCCGCTCAGCTGA